The following coding sequences lie in one Myxococcus xanthus genomic window:
- a CDS encoding LON peptidase substrate-binding domain-containing protein, with protein sequence MTAQERIERAASALKVFPLPSAVLFPHTVIPLHIFEPRYRALVRDALAGDRVLALSQLEPGWEGNYGGRPPMLPMMCAGVIVWDEQVEEGRYNILLQGVSRIRMTSELTTEKAYREVLAEVLPDVPYEGPEEEQLRQAVFELAGRVPPSFAENLLPVAARAQGGMLADVVASAVIPEPERRQELLAELDVRKRLEGVLEDVGALIGRLQPLRPTGPLN encoded by the coding sequence ATGACCGCTCAAGAACGCATCGAGCGTGCCGCCAGCGCGCTGAAGGTCTTCCCCCTCCCGTCGGCGGTGCTGTTCCCGCACACCGTCATTCCGCTGCACATCTTCGAGCCGCGCTACCGGGCCCTTGTCCGGGACGCGCTCGCGGGCGACCGCGTCCTGGCGCTGTCCCAGCTCGAGCCCGGTTGGGAAGGCAACTATGGGGGCCGTCCGCCCATGCTGCCCATGATGTGCGCGGGCGTCATCGTCTGGGACGAACAGGTGGAGGAGGGGCGCTACAACATCCTCCTCCAGGGCGTGAGCCGCATCCGCATGACGTCCGAGCTGACGACGGAAAAGGCCTACCGGGAGGTGCTCGCGGAGGTGCTGCCGGACGTGCCCTACGAGGGCCCTGAGGAGGAGCAGCTGCGGCAGGCCGTCTTCGAGCTGGCCGGCCGCGTCCCGCCGTCCTTCGCGGAGAACCTGCTGCCGGTGGCCGCGCGGGCCCAGGGGGGCATGCTCGCGGATGTGGTGGCCTCCGCCGTCATCCCGGAGCCGGAGCGGCGGCAGGAGCTGCTGGCGGAGCTGGACGTGCGCAAGCGCCTGGAAGGCGTGCTGGAGGACGTGGGGGCGCTCATCGGCAGGCTCCAGCCCCTGCGGCCCACCGGCCCCTTGAACTGA
- a CDS encoding alpha/beta hydrolase family protein yields the protein MARVLRTHPVDVLFAGLSRRARLFSQGWGDEQFLEEVAAAAPFQQRPPPIAPEWSAPRLQRGLQVRDGTFPSPLARLDAAARTAHVRWLSAGQGPSRGACVVLAASREEGFSLRERMYAPLAREGIDLFLLENPYYGLRRPVGQKGGALRTVSDHVLMNLGMVDEARALLAWLRSMGHARLGVAGYSMGGYMAALTAAVVPEPLAVAALAAGASPVPVFTQGLLSWSIAFALLDGPRRDAEQARSRLGRIFDLANLTRFPPPRQPEAAVLVACRRDGFVPGDETLALHAHWPRSELRWVDAGHVTALFTERAALCAAIRDALSRVDATT from the coding sequence ATGGCGCGGGTGCTGCGAACCCATCCGGTGGACGTCCTCTTCGCGGGCCTGTCCCGCCGTGCCCGGCTCTTCTCCCAGGGCTGGGGTGATGAGCAGTTCCTCGAAGAGGTCGCGGCGGCCGCGCCGTTCCAGCAGCGGCCTCCGCCCATCGCGCCCGAGTGGAGCGCGCCCCGGCTCCAGCGCGGTCTCCAAGTCCGGGATGGCACCTTCCCGTCTCCGCTGGCCCGGCTCGACGCGGCAGCGCGCACGGCCCATGTCCGGTGGCTGAGCGCGGGGCAAGGGCCCTCACGCGGCGCCTGCGTCGTGCTCGCTGCGTCCCGTGAGGAGGGCTTCTCCCTGCGAGAGCGCATGTACGCGCCGCTCGCGCGGGAAGGCATCGACCTGTTCCTGCTGGAGAACCCCTATTACGGCCTGCGCCGCCCCGTGGGGCAGAAGGGCGGCGCGCTGCGCACCGTCAGCGACCACGTCTTGATGAACCTGGGCATGGTCGACGAGGCCCGCGCGCTGCTCGCGTGGCTGCGGAGCATGGGCCATGCGCGTCTGGGCGTGGCGGGCTACAGCATGGGCGGCTACATGGCGGCGCTGACGGCGGCTGTCGTCCCGGAGCCGCTCGCCGTGGCGGCGCTCGCGGCTGGAGCGTCTCCTGTTCCCGTCTTCACGCAGGGGCTGCTGTCCTGGTCCATTGCCTTTGCATTGCTGGATGGCCCCCGGCGCGACGCGGAGCAGGCCCGGAGTCGGCTGGGACGGATTTTCGACCTGGCGAACCTCACGCGCTTCCCGCCTCCGCGGCAGCCCGAAGCGGCCGTCCTGGTGGCCTGCCGACGTGACGGGTTCGTGCCCGGTGATGAAACGCTCGCGCTGCACGCGCACTGGCCCCGAAGCGAGCTGCGCTGGGTGGACGCCGGGCACGTCACCGCGCTCTTCACGGAGCGGGCCGCGCTGTGCGCCGCCATCCGGGACGCGCTATCGCGGGTGGATGCCACGACGTGA
- a CDS encoding MASE1 domain-containing protein: MAFMDTCRVGGRVSGGWVIFGLLRASAGGVNGRHLMEMLGLVVVYLLAGGLGQQVATVSNISPAWPPAGVSLAALVVLGVSRWPGVFVGASVMSVLADVPAVASLGVGVGNTLAAVFGVGLLRRVGFDRGLERIRDVVALCAGAGALCLGVSALVGAASLVLGGRLPWTSLAAGLRVWWVGDLMGVLVVAPALMLFKRWSWPRRGGEALVLAGLTTVLGGVIFFVPELPHSAAHAAAFLLFPMSAWAALRFGPRGAAAATLCIAAASIVGTARGHGPFATDDLPQDLLVLQLFIAANAVTGLLLAAASTERQRAIGQLQLLGTTVRSVHEGVLIAEVLAGGALRTVFANQALCSLLGYRLEELVGQDPCSLYGAQEPEFRQRTRQSLLAGEPVFAEVKLAHKQGDLVWSEVLLSPVRATGEDITHFVATHRDISATKELQARLVAAERVAAVGTLAAGVGHEINNPLAYLVLNLEAAERGLSQGGMSGMRDAMANVRGALEGAERIRLIVRDLQVFSRQGNQDPGLVDLNALVPPAVRIISHALRHRARLVEEFGPVPRVSGSEARLGQVLLNLLVNAMQAIPEGNPSMNEVRVRTSTDASGRARVDVVDSGAGIPAHVLPRIFEAFYTTKSSGEGTGLGLAICQQIVRAHGGELEVRSEPGRGSVFSVLLPPARLQASTPPRPLPRVSLPPPSAARRGRVLVVDDEPRLAQSMRLLLEPFHDVVTTTRGSEALALVDAGHRFDVILCDLQMPETDGAAVYQHLCAHAPDQAARVVFISGGAYTPESRAFIDTVPTRVLEKPVRPDLLMGTVATALAAVDAMGPEPRVDEASPVAAVGGVRH; this comes from the coding sequence ATGGCCTTCATGGATACCTGCCGGGTCGGCGGGCGGGTGTCGGGGGGATGGGTCATCTTCGGGCTGCTCCGAGCCAGTGCAGGTGGAGTCAACGGCCGGCATCTGATGGAGATGCTGGGCCTGGTCGTCGTGTATCTCCTCGCGGGAGGCCTGGGGCAGCAGGTGGCCACCGTGAGCAACATCAGTCCGGCCTGGCCTCCGGCGGGAGTGTCACTGGCGGCGCTGGTGGTGCTGGGGGTGTCACGCTGGCCCGGTGTCTTCGTGGGCGCGTCGGTCATGTCGGTCCTGGCGGATGTGCCTGCCGTGGCCTCGCTCGGCGTGGGCGTGGGCAACACGCTGGCGGCGGTGTTCGGCGTGGGCCTGCTGCGGCGGGTGGGGTTCGACAGGGGGCTGGAGCGGATCCGCGACGTCGTCGCGCTGTGCGCGGGAGCGGGCGCGCTGTGCCTGGGTGTGAGTGCCCTGGTGGGCGCGGCGAGCCTCGTGCTGGGCGGGCGGCTTCCGTGGACGTCCCTGGCCGCGGGCCTGCGCGTGTGGTGGGTGGGGGACTTGATGGGCGTGCTGGTAGTGGCTCCAGCGCTGATGCTGTTCAAGCGGTGGTCCTGGCCGCGACGAGGCGGCGAGGCGCTGGTGCTCGCGGGGCTCACCACGGTGCTGGGAGGCGTTATCTTCTTCGTGCCGGAGCTGCCGCACAGCGCGGCGCACGCGGCCGCCTTCCTCCTCTTCCCCATGTCCGCCTGGGCCGCGCTTCGCTTCGGTCCCCGGGGCGCGGCGGCAGCCACGCTGTGCATCGCCGCCGCTTCCATCGTGGGCACCGCGCGCGGGCACGGGCCCTTCGCCACCGATGACCTGCCGCAGGACCTGCTGGTGCTGCAGCTCTTCATCGCCGCCAACGCCGTCACCGGGTTGCTGCTGGCGGCGGCGAGCACCGAGCGTCAGCGCGCCATCGGCCAGCTCCAACTGCTGGGCACCACCGTGCGGAGCGTGCACGAAGGCGTCCTCATCGCGGAGGTCCTCGCGGGAGGCGCGCTGCGCACCGTGTTCGCCAACCAGGCCCTGTGCTCGCTCCTGGGATACCGGCTGGAGGAACTGGTGGGCCAGGACCCGTGCTCGCTCTACGGCGCGCAGGAGCCGGAGTTCCGTCAGCGCACGCGGCAGTCACTGCTCGCGGGCGAGCCGGTGTTCGCGGAGGTGAAGCTGGCGCACAAGCAGGGCGACCTCGTGTGGAGCGAGGTGCTGCTGTCCCCGGTGCGCGCCACGGGCGAGGACATCACCCACTTCGTGGCCACCCACCGCGACATCTCCGCGACCAAGGAGCTCCAGGCCCGCCTGGTGGCGGCCGAACGTGTGGCCGCGGTGGGGACGCTCGCGGCCGGGGTGGGGCACGAAATCAACAACCCGCTGGCCTACCTGGTGCTGAACCTGGAGGCCGCCGAGCGCGGATTGAGCCAGGGCGGCATGTCGGGCATGCGCGACGCGATGGCCAACGTGCGGGGCGCGTTGGAAGGCGCCGAGCGCATCCGCCTCATCGTCCGGGACCTCCAGGTGTTCAGCCGCCAGGGGAACCAGGACCCGGGGCTGGTGGACCTCAACGCGCTGGTGCCGCCCGCGGTGCGCATCATCAGCCACGCGCTCCGCCACCGCGCCCGGTTGGTGGAGGAGTTCGGTCCGGTGCCGCGCGTGTCGGGCAGCGAGGCCCGCTTGGGGCAGGTGCTGCTCAACCTGCTGGTGAACGCGATGCAGGCCATCCCGGAGGGCAACCCGTCCATGAACGAGGTGCGCGTGCGCACCAGCACGGATGCCTCCGGCCGGGCCCGCGTGGACGTGGTGGACAGCGGCGCGGGGATTCCCGCGCACGTGCTGCCGCGCATCTTCGAGGCCTTCTACACGACCAAGTCCAGCGGCGAGGGCACGGGGCTGGGGCTCGCCATCTGCCAGCAGATTGTCCGCGCGCACGGGGGCGAGCTGGAGGTCCGCAGCGAGCCGGGCCGGGGCTCCGTCTTCAGCGTGCTGTTGCCGCCCGCGCGCCTGCAGGCGTCCACGCCGCCGCGGCCGTTGCCACGCGTCAGTCTGCCTCCGCCGTCCGCGGCCCGGCGGGGCCGGGTGCTGGTGGTGGATGATGAGCCGCGCCTCGCGCAGTCCATGCGGCTGCTGCTGGAGCCCTTCCACGACGTCGTCACCACCACGCGGGGCAGCGAGGCGCTGGCGCTGGTGGACGCGGGCCACCGCTTCGACGTCATCCTGTGTGACTTGCAGATGCCGGAGACGGACGGTGCCGCCGTCTACCAGCACCTGTGCGCCCACGCGCCGGACCAGGCCGCGCGGGTGGTGTTCATCTCCGGCGGTGCCTATACGCCGGAGTCCCGCGCGTTCATCGACACCGTGCCCACCCGCGTCTTGGAGAAGCCCGTGCGGCCGGACCTGCTCATGGGCACGGTGGCCACGGCCCTGGCGGCAGTGGACGCAATGGGGCCGGAGCCGCGCGTGGATGAGGCGTCGCCCGTGGCGGCCGTTGGCGGTGTGCGGCACTGA
- a CDS encoding HupE/UreJ family protein produces MSRVALLSLLLASLSAQAQKPSDSYLRLTEADGQGISGRWDVSLQDLDDVLGLDASGDGAITWGEVLAREADIRRYVLGRLVLGAEGAPCALVSQGGLHIRRHSDGAYAVLDFDARCTGSAARLDVDYTLLFDSDPLHRGIVRVGAREPLIFSASQHFARVRVRDESPWRTAERMTVEGVLHVVTRADHLLFLFALLLPSVLRRDADGRWVAVSDFGTALWDVVKVVSAFTVAHALTLVAATLGWASLPPRFVSVAIALGILVAALDNVRPLGWGTRWTVAFVLGLLHGFGFASVLAGMGLSAGSLALALLGFNLGVELGQVAFVAALLPLAFVLRQAPLYRRAVVVGGSVAIALLACLWLAERALGLGVSVT; encoded by the coding sequence ATGAGCCGCGTTGCCCTGCTGTCGCTCCTGCTGGCCTCCCTGTCCGCCCAGGCGCAAAAGCCGAGCGACAGCTACCTGCGACTGACCGAGGCGGACGGCCAAGGCATCTCCGGCCGGTGGGACGTGTCGCTCCAGGACCTGGACGACGTCCTCGGGTTGGACGCGAGCGGAGACGGCGCCATCACCTGGGGCGAGGTGCTGGCGCGCGAGGCCGACATCCGGCGCTATGTGCTCGGCCGGCTGGTGCTCGGGGCGGAAGGTGCGCCCTGTGCGCTCGTTTCCCAGGGCGGGCTGCACATCAGGCGGCACTCGGACGGGGCCTATGCGGTGCTGGACTTCGACGCGCGCTGCACCGGCTCCGCCGCGCGGCTGGACGTGGACTACACGCTGCTGTTCGACAGCGACCCGCTTCACCGGGGCATCGTGCGCGTGGGCGCGCGCGAGCCGCTTATCTTCTCCGCGTCCCAGCACTTCGCGCGGGTGCGCGTGCGGGACGAGTCTCCCTGGCGCACCGCGGAGCGCATGACGGTGGAGGGGGTGCTGCACGTCGTGACTCGGGCCGACCACCTGCTCTTTCTCTTCGCGCTGCTGCTGCCCTCCGTCCTGCGCCGTGACGCGGACGGGCGGTGGGTGGCCGTCTCGGATTTCGGCACGGCGTTATGGGATGTGGTGAAGGTGGTGTCCGCCTTCACCGTGGCGCACGCGTTGACGTTGGTGGCCGCCACGCTGGGCTGGGCATCCCTGCCGCCGCGCTTCGTGTCGGTCGCCATCGCGCTGGGCATCCTGGTGGCGGCGCTCGACAATGTCCGCCCGTTGGGGTGGGGGACTCGCTGGACGGTGGCCTTCGTGCTGGGGCTGCTGCACGGCTTCGGCTTCGCGTCGGTCCTGGCGGGAATGGGGCTGTCCGCGGGAAGCCTCGCGCTGGCGCTGCTGGGCTTCAACCTGGGCGTGGAGCTGGGACAGGTGGCCTTCGTGGCCGCGTTGCTGCCCCTGGCCTTCGTCTTGCGACAGGCGCCGCTCTACCGCCGCGCGGTCGTCGTGGGCGGCTCGGTGGCCATCGCGCTGCTGGCGTGCCTCTGGTTGGCGGAGCGCGCCCTGGGCCTGGGCGTGTCGGTTACCTGA
- a CDS encoding putative glycolipid-binding domain-containing protein: protein MNVDASHRRPRALVWRRLLSPGSEYFELRERPDGWVLAGSVVLVDNGLPHFVEYTITTNAAWETQEVHVLRRSGEGEARLQLRADAERRWWKGEEELVHLRGCSDIDVACTPSTNTLPIRRLGLGVGQAADVRTAWIRIPNLALEVLPQRYTRLTPTRYRYESNDGRFVAEVDVDAHGLVTNYLPGWERIAVTGD from the coding sequence ATGAACGTTGATGCCTCGCATCGCAGGCCCCGTGCGCTCGTCTGGCGGCGGTTGCTGTCTCCCGGCAGTGAGTACTTCGAGCTGCGAGAGCGCCCGGATGGGTGGGTGCTCGCGGGCTCGGTGGTGCTCGTGGACAACGGGCTGCCGCACTTCGTGGAGTACACCATCACCACCAACGCGGCGTGGGAGACCCAGGAGGTCCACGTCCTGCGCCGGAGCGGGGAGGGCGAGGCACGGCTCCAGCTCCGCGCGGACGCGGAGCGACGCTGGTGGAAGGGCGAAGAGGAGCTGGTCCACCTCCGAGGCTGCTCGGACATCGACGTGGCGTGCACGCCGTCGACCAACACCCTGCCCATCCGCCGACTTGGGTTGGGCGTGGGACAGGCGGCGGACGTGCGTACCGCGTGGATTCGCATCCCCAACCTTGCGCTGGAGGTGCTGCCCCAGCGCTACACGCGGCTCACCCCGACGCGTTACCGGTACGAGAGCAACGATGGCCGCTTCGTCGCCGAGGTGGACGTCGACGCGCACGGGCTGGTGACGAACTATCTCCCTGGCTGGGAGCGCATCGCCGTCACCGGGGACTGA
- a CDS encoding HAD family hydrolase, translating into MLLRAVIFDLDGTLVDSLGDIADATNHALAHHGLPTHPESAYLRFVGSGVRELIRRAVPSGQDALIEPVLATYKAYYDDHLFDRTAHYPGIPEMLTALAAQGTKLAVLSNKSDDFVKRLVARLLPQVSFAAVYGERPELPRKPDPTAALALASELGVPPAACGFVGDTSIDMDTARAAGMYGVGVAWGFREVHELKAHGARVVAATAAELLAALRDARP; encoded by the coding sequence ATGCTGCTTCGTGCCGTCATCTTCGACCTGGATGGAACCCTGGTGGACTCGCTGGGGGACATCGCCGATGCGACGAACCACGCGCTGGCCCACCACGGCCTGCCCACCCATCCGGAGTCCGCCTACCTGCGCTTCGTGGGCAGCGGTGTCCGGGAGTTGATTCGCCGGGCGGTGCCTTCGGGGCAGGACGCGCTCATCGAGCCGGTGTTGGCCACCTACAAGGCCTACTACGACGACCACCTCTTCGACCGGACCGCGCACTACCCGGGCATCCCGGAGATGCTGACCGCGCTGGCCGCGCAGGGCACGAAGCTGGCGGTGCTCAGCAACAAGTCAGACGACTTCGTGAAGCGCCTGGTCGCACGCCTGCTGCCACAGGTCTCCTTCGCCGCCGTGTACGGTGAGCGGCCGGAGCTGCCGCGCAAGCCGGACCCGACGGCGGCGCTGGCGTTGGCCTCGGAGCTGGGCGTACCGCCCGCGGCCTGCGGCTTCGTGGGGGACACGTCCATCGACATGGACACGGCGCGCGCGGCGGGGATGTACGGCGTGGGCGTGGCCTGGGGCTTCCGCGAGGTGCACGAACTGAAGGCCCACGGCGCGCGCGTGGTGGCCGCCACCGCGGCGGAGTTGCTGGCGGCGCTGCGGGATGCGAGGCCTTGA
- a CDS encoding ExbD/TolR family protein, giving the protein MAIQVPGKRYGKRLQHSKVFGHGAAAKKSGYSDLLITPLVDMFIIIVLFLIANFSATGEVLNMTKDIELPEAVNVQEVEMHPVVMVSGEQISVSGTIIGRVEDFTKDEYLNIPSLEEKLRDMKKQYEDLHSMAQDTANTFKGDINIQAHKDVEYSIIKRVMFSCATAGYNNINFAVITAGGGDAEKDASAKATP; this is encoded by the coding sequence ATGGCCATTCAGGTTCCAGGCAAGCGATACGGCAAGCGGCTCCAGCACTCCAAGGTGTTCGGGCACGGCGCGGCCGCGAAGAAGAGCGGTTACTCCGACCTTCTCATCACCCCGCTGGTCGACATGTTCATCATCATCGTGCTCTTCCTCATCGCGAACTTCTCCGCGACGGGCGAGGTGCTGAACATGACCAAGGACATCGAGCTTCCCGAGGCGGTCAACGTCCAGGAAGTGGAGATGCACCCGGTGGTGATGGTCTCCGGTGAACAGATCAGCGTCTCCGGCACCATCATTGGCCGCGTGGAGGACTTCACCAAGGACGAGTACCTCAACATCCCGTCCTTGGAAGAGAAGCTCCGCGACATGAAGAAGCAGTACGAGGACCTCCACTCCATGGCGCAGGACACGGCCAACACCTTCAAGGGCGACATCAACATCCAGGCCCACAAGGACGTGGAGTACTCCATCATCAAGCGGGTGATGTTCAGCTGCGCCACGGCGGGCTACAACAACATCAACTTCGCGGTGATTACGGCGGGCGGTGGCGACGCGGAGAAGGACGCCAGCGCCAAGGCCACCCCGTAG
- a CDS encoding ExbD/TolR family protein, with product MAGGMDTGGGKGGKKSLDTSINLTAFIDLMAVTISFLIMTAVWTQIGRLQVSQAGGPSTEEEQQQEEQTKTVQLNLLITPTELRLTADQSAFEPIPLTKDAKGKTDLSKLVARFKELKAQLPDQSAITLQPEDKVRYEDLVRIIDECIGSGLPQVSVSAAMG from the coding sequence ATGGCCGGCGGAATGGACACAGGTGGAGGCAAAGGCGGCAAAAAGTCGCTCGACACCTCTATCAACCTCACGGCTTTCATCGACCTGATGGCGGTGACCATCAGCTTCCTCATCATGACGGCGGTCTGGACCCAGATTGGCCGGCTCCAGGTTTCGCAGGCGGGTGGCCCCTCCACGGAGGAGGAGCAGCAGCAGGAAGAGCAGACCAAGACGGTCCAGCTCAACCTGCTCATCACGCCCACGGAGCTGCGGCTGACCGCGGACCAGAGCGCCTTCGAGCCGATTCCCCTCACCAAGGATGCGAAGGGCAAGACGGACCTGTCCAAGCTGGTGGCGCGCTTCAAGGAACTGAAGGCGCAGCTGCCGGACCAGTCCGCCATCACCCTGCAACCTGAAGACAAGGTCCGCTACGAGGACCTGGTCCGTATCATCGACGAGTGCATCGGCTCTGGGCTGCCCCAGGTGTCGGTGTCCGCGGCGATGGGCTAG
- a CDS encoding MotA/TolQ/ExbB proton channel family protein: MNLASVTNLTVLANVGGPQRGFFEEVAMRWEAGQWGMYPIAACLIVALAIMVERSIILFGKASINKEAFLRGLKKHIYAGDLDKAINYVAGQKSTPLTNVIKAGLMNVPKGNDEVQAALDEASLRETPKIEARTGYLAMLGNAAMLAGLLGTVSGLIACFEAVANVNPADKATILANGISEAMNCTGFGLLTAIPALISFSVLTGRTQSLINDINETSVSVLNLIVANKDKFKNLNVPTSARDEE, translated from the coding sequence ATGAACCTGGCGTCTGTGACGAACCTGACCGTGCTGGCGAATGTCGGCGGCCCTCAGCGGGGCTTCTTCGAAGAAGTCGCCATGCGCTGGGAGGCCGGCCAGTGGGGTATGTACCCCATTGCCGCCTGCCTCATCGTGGCACTCGCCATCATGGTCGAGCGAAGCATCATCCTTTTCGGCAAGGCCTCCATCAACAAGGAGGCCTTCCTTCGTGGCCTGAAGAAGCACATCTACGCCGGTGACCTGGACAAGGCCATCAACTACGTGGCTGGCCAGAAGTCCACGCCGCTGACGAACGTCATCAAGGCCGGCCTGATGAACGTTCCGAAGGGCAACGACGAGGTCCAGGCCGCGCTCGACGAGGCCAGCCTCCGCGAGACGCCGAAGATCGAGGCCCGCACCGGTTACCTCGCCATGCTCGGCAACGCGGCGATGCTCGCCGGTCTGCTCGGAACGGTGTCCGGTCTCATCGCCTGCTTCGAGGCCGTGGCCAACGTGAACCCGGCCGACAAGGCGACGATTCTCGCCAACGGTATTTCTGAAGCCATGAACTGCACCGGCTTCGGTCTGCTCACGGCCATCCCGGCGCTGATCTCCTTCTCCGTGCTGACGGGCCGCACGCAGAGCCTCATCAACGACATCAACGAGACCAGCGTCTCCGTCCTCAACCTCATCGTGGCCAACAAGGACAAGTTCAAGAACCTGAACGTCCCCACGTCGGCTCGCGACGAGGAGTAG
- a CDS encoding general secretion pathway protein GspE, whose amino-acid sequence MARKRIGELLLEQRAISVAQLEAGLAAHRKSGQRLGATLIAQGAITEATLADALSQALGLPRVDLAATTPEWAAVHMLRARFCEQHDLFPIALESTGGRKQLVVAMSDPLNVTAVEEIEFTTGLKVSPRVAPLSTVRSAILRYYHKVPVASPSASRPAPARPAAKPVKATPPVTRPTAPPPEEDDEEVIIGEELPPGEATQRTSLAELIRAREEQSKQKRGQGGAAKPKAAVANAGGVLDDLDYLFGQAREDTDRVEELERKFWALMRIMARKGLLTNEEFTRELDDEDKASGES is encoded by the coding sequence ATGGCGAGGAAGCGCATTGGCGAGCTCCTGTTGGAGCAGCGGGCGATCAGCGTCGCCCAGCTCGAGGCGGGGCTCGCGGCTCACCGGAAATCAGGACAACGTCTGGGGGCCACCCTCATCGCGCAGGGTGCGATCACGGAGGCCACGCTCGCGGACGCGCTGAGCCAGGCCCTGGGGCTGCCGCGAGTGGACCTCGCGGCCACCACGCCAGAGTGGGCGGCGGTGCACATGCTGCGCGCGCGCTTCTGCGAACAGCACGACTTGTTCCCCATCGCACTGGAGAGCACGGGCGGGCGCAAGCAGCTCGTGGTGGCGATGAGTGATCCGCTCAACGTGACGGCGGTGGAGGAGATTGAGTTCACCACCGGCCTCAAGGTCAGCCCGCGCGTGGCGCCGCTGTCCACCGTGCGCAGCGCCATCCTCCGCTACTACCACAAGGTGCCGGTGGCCTCGCCCTCCGCCAGCCGCCCCGCGCCCGCGAGGCCCGCCGCGAAGCCGGTGAAGGCCACGCCGCCAGTGACACGCCCCACGGCGCCGCCGCCCGAAGAGGATGACGAGGAGGTCATCATCGGCGAGGAGCTGCCGCCCGGCGAGGCGACGCAGCGCACGTCCCTGGCGGAGCTGATTCGCGCCCGCGAGGAGCAGAGCAAGCAGAAGCGCGGACAGGGCGGCGCCGCGAAGCCCAAGGCCGCCGTGGCGAACGCGGGCGGCGTGCTGGACGATCTGGACTACCTCTTCGGACAGGCGCGGGAAGACACTGATCGCGTCGAGGAGCTGGAGCGGAAGTTCTGGGCGCTGATGCGCATCATGGCGCGCAAGGGCCTGCTCACGAACGAGGAGTTCACCCGCGAGCTGGACGACGAGGACAAGGCCAGCGGCGAGTCGTGA